One Sulfurimonas sp. genomic window carries:
- the lptC gene encoding LPS export ABC transporter periplasmic protein LptC, translating into MNINYFFLFILSCLLMIFLIFKPSEISQQKFGDVPLFSISFFTMHELNTKGLITLMNGDIATRYTDRYTVEKINYTDNSKEYLANMKSNSGIYKDDIVYLDGDIVYAREDGLTFETQKATYNKKTAFATADGDYVLYKGSNIVNGKELKYNNSLERVESKDVVVKYQLEERNK; encoded by the coding sequence ATGAATATAAATTATTTCTTTTTATTCATTTTATCCTGTTTATTAATGATATTTCTTATATTTAAGCCTTCAGAGATATCACAGCAGAAATTCGGTGATGTGCCTCTTTTTAGCATCTCATTTTTTACTATGCATGAACTTAATACCAAAGGACTTATTACTTTGATGAACGGTGATATAGCAACAAGATATACCGATAGATACACGGTTGAAAAAATAAATTACACGGATAATTCTAAAGAATATCTAGCAAATATGAAATCAAATAGCGGCATATACAAAGATGATATAGTTTACTTAGATGGGGATATCGTATATGCAAGAGAAGACGGATTGACTTTTGAAACACAAAAAGCCACTTATAATAAAAAAACAGCATTTGCTACGGCGGATGGGGATTATGTACTTTATAAGGGTTCAAATATAGTGAATGGAAAAGAATTAAAGTATAATAACTCTTTAGAGAGAGTAGAATCAAAAGATGTGGTAGTAAAGTATCAACTAGAAGAGAGAAATAAATGA
- the lptA gene encoding lipopolysaccharide transport periplasmic protein LptA, producing the protein MRRTIFLTIFLATALFSQELKVKAKLFNADQKAGISVFEGDVNIIRGSDELNASKVTIHTNSNQEPTKFIAEGSASFNIQTLEGAIYKGKAQKVVYLPKEKEYHFFKDVHLKQINEKKEIIGEEVILKTIEGKAYAKGAEKEPVIMIFDIPEDKKEGKK; encoded by the coding sequence ATGAGAAGAACGATTTTTTTAACAATTTTTTTAGCAACGGCACTGTTTTCACAAGAGTTAAAAGTAAAGGCAAAGCTTTTTAATGCAGATCAAAAAGCCGGTATCTCTGTTTTTGAAGGCGATGTAAATATAATAAGAGGCTCTGATGAGCTAAATGCGTCAAAAGTTACTATTCACACAAATAGCAATCAGGAGCCGACTAAATTTATTGCGGAAGGAAGTGCTTCTTTTAATATACAAACGCTTGAGGGTGCCATATACAAAGGCAAAGCACAAAAAGTAGTGTATCTTCCAAAAGAAAAAGAGTATCATTTTTTTAAAGATGTTCATTTAAAACAGATTAATGAAAAAAAAGAGATTATAGGCGAAGAGGTTATTTTAAAAACTATAGAAGGCAAAGCATATGCAAAAGGTGCCGAAAAAGAGCCTGTTATTATGATTTTTGATATACCTGAAGATAAAAAAGAGGGTAAAAAGTGA